The proteins below come from a single Argentina anserina chromosome 1, drPotAnse1.1, whole genome shotgun sequence genomic window:
- the LOC126786416 gene encoding transcription factor HHO5-like, which translates to MELSLDSSNVVFVPKTISDFLSHLSAVKDGATRSSKLHEYMKRLEDEMSKIEVFKRELPLCMVILKDAIERLKEEVMQCEGVGYRAVVIEEFVPMKKKEDENGGVVSEMENNDMKSWMSSAQLWSTNINFDYSKSELKVRNGEDDRSVPENPIEMSKKRSRGGAFVPFKGSYVKEDKEVSEVSSLSLMTPMCEVKNGSSKSITRGGSGPCLVKLQIEAQQLSQHHQQQYFRKQRRCWSPELHHRFVDALQQLGGSQVATPKQIRELMQVDGLTNDEVKSHLQKYRLHVRKVPTSSPAEANGLWMNQDHCEDNSKANASQSGSPQGPLLGMEFAKGGQSTTGGESTETEEDDQKSDGYSWKGARHNSSGDV; encoded by the exons ATGGAGCTCAGCTTAGATTCTTCCAACGTTGTCTTCGTCCCCAAGACCATCTCCGACTTTCTCTCACATCTCTCAGCCGTTAAAGACGGCGCCACCAGGTCGTCAAAGCTCCATGAATACATGAAGAGACTCGAAGATGAAATGAGCAAGATCGAGGTTTTCAAGCGGGAGCTTCCTCTTTGTATGGTCATATTGAAAGATG CGATTGAGAGATTGAAAGAGGAAGTAATGCAGTGTGAGGGAGTGGGATATCGGGCTGTTGTGATTGAAGAGTTCGTAccgatgaagaagaaggaggatGAGAATGGAGGGGTGGTTTCGGAAATGGAGAATAATGATATGAAGAGCTGGATGAGCTCTGCTCAGCTCTGGAGCACTAATATTAACTTTGATTATAGCAAATCAGAGCTCAAAGTG AGAAATGGGGAAGATGATCGGTCAGTGCCTGAGAATCCGATTGAGATGAGTAAGAAGAGAAGCAGGGGAGGGGCATTTGTGCCATTCAAGGGAAGCTACGTGAAGGAAGATAAGGAGGTTTCAGAGGTGTCAAGCCTTTCTCTGATGACTCCAATGTGTGAAGTTAAGAATGGATCCTCTAAGAGCATCACTAGAGGAGGGTCTGGTCCATGTTTGGTGAAATTGCAGATTGAGGCTCAGCAGCTGTCACAGCATCACCAGCAACAATATTTTAGGAAACAAAGGCGATGCTGGTCACCGGAGCTTCATCACCGATTTGTTGATGCGCTACAGCAGCTTGGGGGATCACAAG TAGCTACTCCTAAACAGATAAGAGAGCTTATGCAGGTGGATGGTCTTACCAATGATGAAGTGAAAAGCCATCTGCAG AAATATAGACTTCATGTCCGAAAGGTACCCACTTCCTCTCCTGCTGAAGCCAATGGTTTATGGATGAACCAAGATCACTGTGAAGACAACTCCAAGGCAAATGCTTCACAGTCTGGTTCTCCACAGGGTCCCCTCCTTGGTATGGAGTTTGCCAAAGGTGGTCAATCTACAACCGGAGGCGAGAGCACAGaaacagaagaagatgatCAGAAGTCAGATGGCTACAGTTGGAAAGGGGCACGCCACAACTCCAGTGGAGATGTATAG